One Deltaproteobacteria bacterium DNA window includes the following coding sequences:
- a CDS encoding CDP-alcohol phosphatidyltransferase family protein, with protein sequence MIQYLIQLDPIWISLAPLIAVNILFLTTLATFRFVRNKRPRHEDVDRKEYSRFLSKFLVEYWYWLLGPVERSLVRLGISPDALTLLGLVVSAISGYFFHLGMVGAGGWLMIFGATFDLLDGRVARLTNRETRSGAFFDSVIDRFAEAVVFLGLASWYRDSWVLYFVVSALIGSLMVSYTRARGEGVGVKVTKGIMQRPERIVYLGVGSIFSPIFAYLVSFIWGVPHDFLTMLALIIIAIFTIIGAIYRIQYVLIQLDPAPQSKRLFRRFVQRWLM encoded by the coding sequence ATGATCCAATATTTGATCCAACTGGACCCTATCTGGATATCGCTAGCACCCTTGATTGCAGTCAATATCCTTTTCCTCACGACGCTTGCTACCTTCAGATTCGTTCGCAACAAAAGGCCACGGCATGAGGATGTCGATCGGAAGGAGTATTCCAGATTCCTCTCAAAATTCCTCGTGGAGTATTGGTATTGGCTTCTGGGGCCGGTCGAAAGGTCTTTGGTTCGTCTCGGTATCAGCCCTGATGCCTTGACACTTCTTGGGCTCGTTGTCTCAGCCATCTCAGGTTACTTCTTTCACTTGGGGATGGTCGGTGCTGGTGGCTGGCTCATGATTTTTGGGGCGACGTTCGACCTGCTGGATGGACGCGTTGCCCGATTGACGAACCGGGAGACACGTTCGGGCGCCTTTTTTGATTCGGTAATTGATCGATTTGCTGAGGCGGTGGTGTTCCTTGGACTTGCGAGCTGGTACCGGGACAGTTGGGTCCTCTATTTCGTCGTCTCAGCATTAATTGGTTCCCTGATGGTTTCTTATACACGGGCTCGTGGAGAAGGGGTCGGTGTGAAAGTAACAAAAGGGATCATGCAAAGACCGGAACGTATCGTCTATCTCGGCGTTGGATCGATCTTCAGCCCGATCTTCGCTTACCTCGTTTCTTTTATCTGGGGAGTGCCGCATGACTTCCTGACAATGCTAGCACTCATCATTATCGCAATCTTTACGATCATCGGCGCCATCTATCGGATCCAGTATGTACTGATCCAACTCGATCCAGCACCTCAATCCAAACGGCTTTTTCGACGGTTTGTACAGAGATGGTTGATGTAA
- a CDS encoding restriction endonuclease gives MSVFFVIGFGLAFGFFLIFLIALSDRKRKIQKLPESFQSPIQFYRSCLDLIDAMKLELIEKEEKGNQIDIMAQNPAPITGGLLLIRGLFLSPSSVVEISQILEFSSMVLQERVTKGIFITTGEFSPELKTVIELAPIEFIDGKKFLALREKYYL, from the coding sequence GTGTCTGTCTTTTTTGTCATCGGATTTGGTCTTGCTTTTGGTTTTTTTCTGATCTTCCTCATCGCCCTTTCTGATCGGAAAAGAAAAATTCAGAAACTTCCCGAATCTTTTCAAAGTCCGATTCAGTTTTATCGTTCTTGCCTCGATCTGATCGATGCGATGAAACTCGAACTGATCGAAAAAGAAGAAAAAGGAAATCAGATCGATATCATGGCGCAAAACCCCGCTCCGATTACCGGTGGCCTGCTGCTGATTCGCGGACTCTTTCTTTCCCCATCGAGTGTTGTCGAGATCTCGCAAATCCTCGAATTTTCAAGCATGGTCCTTCAGGAACGCGTGACAAAAGGGATCTTCATCACTACAGGAGAATTTAGTCCGGAACTAAAGACAGTCATCGAGTTGGCACCGATAGAATTTATTGACGGGAAAAAATTCCTCGCCCTCCGCGAGAAATATTACCTTTAA
- a CDS encoding TIGR04552 family protein: protein MTTRTPREKIILKTALLGESVIDWPQFYCSTREDVVQILKINEFHLSNPRDHTALMSLQSEAIGYIQNQLRLTLPVSLLKPTSIEDIFFAASDLKDPKTQKLACALLKVMNVIHLLNGRELLYNLSISNRNLFSLVEDKMERELSSLTRIGIKYQGGRKQKESLITRIISKKGTLGVPTHDRLRFQIVTPKKENLLEVILHLFQTVLPVNYVIPNLSVNRLINLRDTLPWKHRASYAFSKKLKSINNHLITSLPYAIPDKEHSGKKYDLIKFVVAVPVRLDHYVSNSQHPLESLGCITHVPVEIRMMDQETERLNNLGENVYSLYKERQRIGVTKRVIQGA, encoded by the coding sequence ATGACAACCAGAACTCCCAGAGAAAAGATCATTCTCAAGACGGCTCTCTTAGGCGAATCCGTGATCGACTGGCCTCAATTCTACTGTTCGACAAGAGAGGATGTGGTGCAAATTCTAAAGATCAATGAGTTTCATCTCAGCAATCCCAGAGACCATACAGCCCTCATGAGTCTCCAGAGTGAAGCGATCGGTTATATCCAGAATCAGCTTCGTCTCACACTGCCTGTTTCCCTTCTAAAACCGACATCGATCGAAGATATTTTTTTTGCCGCTTCCGATCTCAAGGATCCAAAAACCCAGAAGCTGGCCTGTGCCTTATTGAAGGTCATGAATGTCATCCATCTTCTGAACGGACGGGAACTCCTTTACAATCTTTCGATCAGCAATCGGAATCTTTTTAGTCTTGTCGAAGACAAAATGGAACGTGAGCTCTCTTCCCTGACCCGGATAGGGATAAAATACCAGGGAGGACGCAAACAAAAGGAGAGTCTCATTACCCGCATCATCTCCAAAAAAGGGACATTGGGGGTCCCCACTCATGATCGATTACGATTTCAGATCGTGACTCCGAAAAAAGAGAATCTCCTCGAGGTCATTCTTCATCTTTTCCAGACAGTTTTGCCCGTTAATTACGTAATTCCCAATCTCTCTGTAAATCGGCTGATCAATCTTCGTGACACTCTCCCCTGGAAACATCGTGCCTCCTATGCGTTTTCCAAAAAACTCAAGTCCATCAACAATCATCTGATCACCTCCCTTCCTTACGCGATACCTGATAAAGAGCATTCAGGGAAAAAATATGACCTGATTAAATTCGTGGTCGCGGTGCCTGTCCGGCTGGATCATTACGTCAGCAACTCCCAGCACCCGCTGGAGTCACTGGGCTGCATTACCCATGTACCCGTTGAAATTAGAATGATGGACCAGGAGACTGAACGCCTCAATAATCTTGGAGAAAACGTCTACTCTCTCTATAAGGAAAGACAACGAATCGGTGTCACCAAAAGAGTGATCCAAGGAGCTTGA
- the eno gene encoding phosphopyruvate hydratase: MTSKILAINAREIIDSRGWPTVEADVVLDNQMIGRAAVPSGASTGSFEAIELRDGDSKRYLGKGVRRAIQNIHSLISEKLKGFEIGRQGDLDRLLLEIDGTKEKSHLGANAMLAVSLAYARATALAKKIPLYRLLSDLAQESGTLLPVPFMNVINGGRHADNNIDIQEFMIVPIGERFSHSLQIGVEVFQNLKKLLSSKNLSTAVGDEGGFAPRVDSNRQVLELLCEAIKKAGYRAGKEVFLGLDVAASEFFMNGEYRLRTEEGVKRTAAELSDYYRRLKNDFELISIEDGLAEEDWSGWVSMTRQMGGVLQLVGDDLFVTNPDRLRKGIELKAGNAILIKVNQIGTLSETLETIRLAKSHGYRCLISHRSGETEDSFIADLAVGVEAGQIKTGSLARSERLAKYNQLLRIEEELGKSARFPDRTFLSKH; this comes from the coding sequence ATGACTTCTAAAATTCTGGCGATTAACGCGCGTGAAATCATCGATTCCCGAGGGTGGCCGACCGTAGAGGCAGATGTTGTTTTGGATAACCAGATGATCGGGCGTGCCGCGGTCCCTTCAGGGGCCTCGACCGGAAGTTTTGAGGCGATCGAATTAAGGGATGGTGACTCAAAGCGGTATCTTGGAAAAGGTGTCCGGAGGGCTATTCAGAATATCCATTCCCTGATTTCGGAAAAGTTAAAGGGTTTTGAGATCGGCCGACAGGGTGACTTGGATCGTCTGCTGCTTGAGATTGACGGAACGAAGGAAAAATCTCATCTCGGGGCGAATGCGATGCTGGCGGTCTCGCTCGCCTATGCGAGGGCGACCGCGCTCGCCAAAAAAATCCCCCTCTATCGTCTCCTGTCTGATTTGGCGCAGGAATCCGGAACTCTGCTCCCTGTCCCTTTCATGAATGTGATTAACGGGGGACGGCATGCGGACAATAATATTGATATCCAGGAGTTTATGATTGTTCCGATCGGAGAGCGGTTCTCACACTCGCTTCAAATCGGTGTTGAGGTTTTTCAGAATTTGAAAAAACTCCTTTCGTCAAAAAATCTTTCGACGGCGGTCGGGGATGAAGGGGGATTTGCGCCACGGGTCGATTCCAATCGGCAGGTATTGGAGCTTTTGTGTGAAGCGATCAAGAAGGCGGGGTATCGAGCTGGGAAAGAGGTCTTTCTGGGATTGGACGTGGCGGCCAGCGAGTTTTTTATGAATGGGGAGTATCGATTGAGGACCGAGGAGGGGGTGAAAAGGACAGCGGCAGAACTGTCAGATTACTACCGGCGTCTCAAAAATGATTTTGAACTTATTTCGATCGAGGATGGTCTTGCGGAGGAGGATTGGTCCGGATGGGTTTCAATGACCCGGCAGATGGGTGGTGTTCTTCAGTTGGTTGGAGATGATCTCTTCGTGACAAATCCTGACCGGCTCCGTAAGGGGATCGAACTCAAGGCGGGGAATGCGATCCTGATCAAGGTCAATCAGATCGGAACCCTTTCCGAAACGCTCGAAACAATTCGATTGGCGAAGAGTCATGGTTATCGGTGTCTCATTTCCCATCGATCCGGGGAGACGGAGGATTCCTTCATTGCTGATTTGGCTGTCGGGGTTGAGGCGGGTCAAATCAAGACAGGGAGTCTCGCCCGTTCGGAGCGATTGGCCAAATACAATCAACTCTTGAGGATCGAAGAGGAACTCGGAAAATCAGCCAGGTTCCCTGATCGAACTTTTCTCTCAAAGCACTAA
- the rimI gene encoding ribosomal protein S18-alanine N-acetyltransferase, giving the protein MAKVEDLEEILSIERVSFPNPYTLKLFQMELYLDIAHLLIAKKQGRVVGYIDFWHVGPEIHLVNIAVHPEYRRHGIGESLMRTMVSYGEGNHVEEIYLDVRVSNKGAIALYEKYGFKTSSVRKAYYKDNNEDALVMRKGMGGRP; this is encoded by the coding sequence TTGGCAAAAGTAGAGGATTTGGAAGAGATCTTGTCGATCGAGAGGGTTTCATTTCCGAATCCCTATACGCTGAAACTCTTTCAGATGGAGCTTTACCTGGATATCGCGCATCTCTTGATTGCCAAAAAACAGGGGAGGGTGGTTGGCTATATTGACTTCTGGCATGTGGGGCCTGAGATCCATCTCGTCAATATCGCTGTCCACCCGGAGTATCGTCGTCACGGTATCGGCGAATCTCTCATGAGGACGATGGTCTCTTATGGTGAAGGGAATCATGTCGAGGAAATTTACCTCGATGTTCGGGTCTCTAATAAAGGCGCGATCGCCCTCTATGAAAAATATGGATTCAAAACCAGCTCCGTTCGGAAGGCGTATTATAAGGATAATAATGAAGATGCGCTCGTGATGCGAAAGGGGATGGGTGGGAGACCTTGA
- a CDS encoding HNH endonuclease — translation MLSSNVLVLNRSFVPINITSVRRAFVLFYQGLAKAVDHELFETFDFKSWTELSVNSHHETIGLVNHIIRIPRVILLTAYDRMPRRHVRFSRNNIYLRDGNRCQFCGEDFSRNELNLDHVIPRSRGGKTTWENVVTSCIECNRKKGGRLPSEAGLALIRHPIRPRWTPFVDFSGRAHSYKEWKPFFKNLVDFSYWNLELEE, via the coding sequence ATGCTTTCCTCAAACGTATTAGTCCTCAACCGCTCTTTTGTTCCCATCAATATCACCTCGGTGCGGCGTGCCTTTGTCCTCTTTTATCAGGGGCTTGCCAAGGCGGTCGACCACGAACTCTTTGAGACGTTTGATTTCAAGAGCTGGACCGAGCTCTCCGTCAACTCGCATCATGAAACGATCGGTCTCGTAAACCATATTATCCGGATCCCGCGCGTGATTCTCCTGACCGCTTATGACCGGATGCCGCGTCGTCATGTTCGTTTTTCGCGAAACAACATCTATCTTCGTGATGGAAATCGGTGCCAGTTTTGCGGTGAGGATTTTTCCCGGAACGAGTTGAATCTCGACCATGTGATTCCGCGGTCTCGTGGGGGGAAGACGACATGGGAAAATGTGGTCACAAGCTGCATCGAATGTAATCGAAAAAAGGGGGGGCGTCTCCCTTCAGAGGCGGGTCTTGCGTTGATCCGCCATCCGATCAGACCTCGATGGACGCCGTTTGTTGATTTTTCCGGACGGGCCCATTCCTACAAAGAATGGAAACCTTTCTTCAAAAACCTGGTCGATTTCAGCTACTGGAATTTGGAATTGGAAGAGTAA
- a CDS encoding RluA family pseudouridine synthase → MQRTRLDIYLTKNHPQLSRTELKNRIDEGAITVDGIVRKPSYLLKGGEKIEFKRRSPPRPKSGPEEIPLDILYEDDLILVVNKPAGMVVHPAAGNYSGTLVNALMWHLKIPPSVPLFDKEGEGGDLRPGIVHRLDKGTSGVMVVAKTDSALKNLMNQFKKREVQKTYLALVSGHFKKKEGMIDFAIGRDQIHRRKFSSKSRFKREAVTHYKVIREFLPPLSLLEVYPKTGRTHQIRVHLSESGHPIVGDTHYGAKRLEGLTRPFLHAASLKFRHPETGNELGFSASLPEELLSLINRL, encoded by the coding sequence ATGCAACGTACCCGTCTTGATATTTATCTCACAAAGAACCATCCCCAACTCAGCCGAACCGAACTCAAAAATAGGATCGATGAGGGGGCGATCACTGTCGATGGGATCGTCCGGAAGCCAAGTTATCTCTTAAAAGGTGGAGAAAAGATCGAGTTCAAGAGGCGTTCTCCACCGCGTCCCAAAAGTGGTCCCGAGGAGATCCCGCTCGATATCCTTTATGAAGACGATCTGATCCTCGTCGTGAACAAGCCGGCTGGCATGGTGGTCCATCCGGCGGCCGGGAATTATTCGGGGACGCTCGTGAATGCGTTGATGTGGCATTTGAAAATCCCCCCCTCAGTCCCCCTCTTTGACAAAGAGGGGGAAGGGGGAGATTTAAGACCCGGTATCGTTCATCGTCTCGACAAAGGGACCTCTGGCGTCATGGTTGTCGCCAAGACCGACTCGGCGCTTAAGAATCTCATGAACCAGTTCAAAAAGCGTGAGGTTCAGAAAACGTATCTCGCCCTCGTCTCTGGTCATTTCAAAAAAAAAGAGGGGATGATCGATTTCGCAATCGGTCGCGATCAAATTCATCGTCGAAAATTTTCATCGAAGTCCCGTTTTAAAAGGGAGGCGGTGACACATTACAAGGTCATTCGGGAATTTTTGCCCCCCTTGTCGTTATTGGAAGTCTATCCGAAGACAGGCCGGACGCATCAGATTCGCGTTCACCTCTCCGAGTCAGGTCATCCGATTGTGGGGGATACACATTACGGGGCGAAGAGACTCGAGGGCCTGACTCGACCTTTTTTGCATGCCGCCTCCCTCAAGTTTCGTCATCCGGAGACGGGAAATGAATTGGGTTTCTCTGCCTCACTGCCTGAGGAGCTCTTGAGCCTTATCAATCGGCTCTAA
- the mutS gene encoding DNA mismatch repair protein MutS: MAPLELTPMLRQYLEIKERHRDAILMYRIGDFYEMFFDDAVQASKILDIVLTSRNKNDPTPIPFCGVPYHSVEPYIAKLIQAGRKVAICDQVEDPKEAKGVVRREVTRVITPSLSIDTDPSPRSSYLVAISPNRGGSCLKVPQWGFAFLEFSTGEFKVAELSYEEICEEIRSRPVREILLPESFNTDSEKTLLKDLLVNRLPMWIFDEAYGRRLLQEQFQVATLSGFDCEGIPFGVIAAGAILHYVRETQKTNFLPHITALKRHQRGDFLVYSDETYQSLEVDRLTQLLDRTETAMGGRRLRQWIRYPLTQKEKIESRLETVQELTQKETVSAGFQESLKKIYDLERLTARLSLKTVNARDLLALGVSLRALEEMRTSLQQLSSSRMKEIASRWDPISESSSRICKTLRSDPPLSLHEGGMIAEGVREDLDELRKIKQSSQESLAAIEKKERERTGISSLKVGFNRVFGYYIEVTTTHLQKVPSDYFRKQTLTNAERFITPELKEFEGKILGADDKIRALEYQIFIELRDQVSQEISRIKAQSELVAEVDTLVSLASVALNRRLIHPTMVDESILEIEGGRHLLVESYLPAGRFVPNDLHLDTEEQRLILITGPNMAGKSTVIRQAGLIVLMAQIGSFVPAESAVIGIVDRLFSRIGASDRLSQGESTFMVEMSETASILHHATGKSLILLDEIGRGTSTFDGLSLAWALAEYLHDTLKSRTLFATHYHELIDLALTHAGIRNYNVMVKEEGEEIVFLYRLAPGGMSHSYGIHVARLAGIPGKILERAKEVLQNLEQGEFERGTPRLGKKQKTSNDQRTLF; encoded by the coding sequence ATGGCACCGTTAGAACTCACCCCGATGCTCCGCCAGTATCTCGAGATCAAGGAGCGTCATCGTGATGCAATTCTCATGTACCGGATCGGGGATTTCTATGAGATGTTTTTTGACGATGCGGTTCAAGCCTCGAAGATTCTCGATATTGTCCTGACTTCACGGAATAAAAACGATCCGACACCGATCCCTTTTTGCGGTGTCCCGTATCATTCGGTCGAGCCGTACATCGCGAAACTGATTCAGGCCGGTCGTAAGGTGGCGATCTGTGATCAGGTAGAGGATCCGAAAGAGGCGAAGGGGGTCGTGCGACGCGAGGTAACGCGCGTTATCACTCCTTCCTTGAGTATTGATACCGATCCGTCACCTAGATCCTCCTATCTTGTTGCCATTTCTCCAAATAGGGGCGGGTCCTGTCTTAAGGTTCCGCAATGGGGTTTTGCTTTTTTGGAATTCTCAACCGGGGAGTTTAAGGTGGCCGAGCTTTCCTACGAAGAGATCTGTGAGGAGATCCGATCACGACCGGTTCGGGAAATTCTCCTCCCAGAGTCTTTCAATACCGATTCAGAAAAAACTTTGCTGAAGGATCTTTTAGTAAATCGTCTTCCAATGTGGATTTTTGATGAGGCCTATGGTCGTCGGCTGCTTCAGGAACAGTTTCAGGTGGCAACGCTCTCCGGATTTGATTGTGAAGGGATTCCCTTCGGGGTGATCGCGGCCGGGGCGATCCTTCATTATGTGCGTGAGACGCAGAAAACGAACTTCTTGCCACACATCACGGCGCTGAAGCGGCATCAGAGGGGGGATTTTCTCGTCTATTCCGATGAGACCTATCAGAGCCTCGAGGTCGATCGTCTGACCCAACTCCTCGACAGGACCGAAACGGCGATGGGGGGGCGGCGACTCCGCCAATGGATTCGATATCCGCTGACCCAAAAAGAAAAGATCGAATCGAGGCTTGAGACGGTCCAGGAGCTGACTCAGAAGGAAACTGTTTCGGCCGGTTTTCAGGAGTCATTGAAGAAGATCTATGATCTGGAGAGGCTTACGGCACGATTATCATTGAAGACAGTCAATGCGCGGGACCTGCTCGCCCTTGGGGTCTCTCTCCGGGCATTGGAGGAGATGCGGACGTCTTTGCAACAGCTCTCATCTAGCAGAATGAAAGAGATTGCCAGCCGGTGGGACCCGATTTCGGAGAGCTCTTCCCGGATCTGCAAGACGTTGCGATCCGATCCTCCTCTGTCTCTGCATGAGGGGGGGATGATTGCGGAAGGGGTTCGCGAGGATCTCGATGAACTCCGGAAGATCAAACAATCGAGTCAGGAGTCTCTCGCCGCGATTGAAAAAAAGGAGAGGGAGCGGACAGGGATTTCCTCATTGAAGGTCGGTTTCAATCGAGTTTTCGGGTATTATATCGAGGTCACGACGACCCACCTCCAAAAGGTACCGTCCGATTATTTCCGCAAGCAAACCCTGACGAATGCCGAACGATTTATCACGCCGGAGCTCAAGGAATTTGAAGGAAAGATCTTGGGCGCCGACGACAAGATTCGGGCGCTCGAGTATCAGATTTTCATCGAACTTCGAGACCAGGTCTCCCAGGAGATTTCACGCATCAAGGCCCAGAGTGAGCTTGTTGCGGAGGTTGATACGTTGGTTTCGTTGGCCAGCGTCGCGCTGAACAGGCGACTGATTCATCCCACGATGGTGGATGAATCGATCTTGGAGATCGAGGGGGGGAGGCATCTGCTAGTGGAGAGTTATCTCCCGGCGGGACGTTTTGTCCCAAACGATCTTCATCTGGATACAGAAGAACAGAGGCTTATTTTGATTACAGGGCCGAATATGGCGGGGAAATCGACCGTGATCCGTCAGGCCGGTCTCATCGTTTTGATGGCCCAGATCGGGAGTTTTGTCCCGGCAGAATCCGCGGTGATCGGTATTGTCGACCGCCTCTTTTCACGGATCGGGGCCTCTGACCGGCTCTCGCAAGGGGAGAGCACTTTTATGGTAGAGATGAGCGAGACGGCATCGATTCTCCACCATGCGACAGGCAAGAGCCTGATTCTACTCGATGAAATTGGTCGAGGCACATCGACTTTTGATGGCCTCTCTCTCGCGTGGGCCCTTGCTGAATATCTTCATGACACGCTGAAGAGCCGGACGTTATTTGCGACACACTATCATGAGCTGATTGATCTGGCCTTAACACATGCGGGGATTCGGAATTATAATGTGATGGTCAAGGAGGAAGGGGAGGAGATTGTCTTTCTTTACCGTCTGGCGCCGGGGGGGATGAGTCATAGTTACGGGATTCATGTCGCCCGCCTCGCTGGTATTCCAGGAAAAATTCTGGAGAGGGCGAAGGAGGTCCTTCAGAATCTGGAACAAGGCGAGTTCGAACGTGGGACGCCACGTCTCGGGAAAAAACAGAAAACATCAAATGATCAAAGGACACTTTTTTAA
- a CDS encoding N-acetylmuramoyl-L-alanine amidase has product MIKGHFFKILLTFLFLSQNLLAQGPIVVIDPGHGGKDPGSVANRGISEKKLVLTFAKRLQETLRKKTGAKVFLTRNRDRYLPLEERNRVANAKQCDLFISLHANSAKNKKAEGVEIYYLNKATDAASRRLAERENRGSKRRQKDVDAIMSDLIQTAVTEESAELAGILRKSLANGLRKEGVSEVRVKTALFYVLVGAKCPSLLVEMGYLTNSKEAKRLKDPKFQTRVAEALADGVQLYLTRQGQARSDL; this is encoded by the coding sequence ATGATCAAAGGACACTTTTTTAAAATCCTTCTGACTTTTCTTTTCTTGTCACAGAACCTCTTGGCCCAGGGACCTATCGTGGTCATCGATCCCGGTCATGGGGGAAAAGATCCCGGGAGTGTTGCGAATCGGGGGATTTCGGAGAAAAAATTGGTTCTTACATTCGCCAAACGACTTCAGGAGACCCTCCGGAAAAAGACAGGGGCGAAGGTTTTTTTGACGCGAAATCGCGACAGGTATCTTCCCCTGGAGGAACGAAATCGTGTCGCGAATGCAAAACAGTGTGATCTCTTTATCTCACTCCATGCCAATTCTGCCAAAAACAAAAAGGCAGAGGGGGTAGAGATCTATTATCTGAATAAGGCAACCGACGCTGCTTCACGGCGTCTTGCCGAAAGGGAAAATCGTGGATCCAAGAGACGCCAGAAAGATGTCGATGCGATCATGTCTGATCTGATCCAGACGGCGGTGACGGAAGAGTCAGCGGAATTGGCCGGGATTTTACGAAAATCTTTGGCGAATGGGCTGCGAAAGGAAGGGGTTTCGGAGGTTCGTGTGAAGACAGCCCTGTTTTATGTCTTGGTCGGTGCAAAATGTCCGAGCCTTTTGGTCGAAATGGGGTACCTCACAAATTCGAAGGAGGCGAAGCGGCTGAAAGACCCAAAATTTCAGACACGAGTCGCTGAGGCGTTAGCGGATGGTGTTCAGCTCTATTTAACAAGACAGGGTCAGGCGAGGAGTGATTTGTGA